GTGAAGCTGCGCCAGTTCTTCGTGGAGTGGTTGGGGCTGGGTGGCCTGGCCAAGGTCAACAAGAACAACCTGGTGTACCCGGACTACAGCGTGGACTTCCGCGACTCCATGGTCCGCGAGCGCGACGCCTTCCTCGACTTCATCGTGAAGGAGCACTCGGGCTCCGTGGCGGAGCTCCTGGGCGCCAACTACTCGTTCGTGGACGAGACGCTGGCGAACTTCTACGGCGAGCTGGAGCGCACCAACGTGGATGACACCACGGGCCTGGGCCGCGTGACGCTGCCGCCGGAGCGCCTGGGCATCCTCACGCAGGCGGGCGTGATGTCCACGTACGCCCACTTCGACTCGTCCTCGCCCATCAAGCGCGGCAAGTTCGTGCTCACGCGCCTGTTGTGCCGCACGGTGCCCGCGCCTCCGGCCAACGTGTCCACCATTCCCCCGGCCCTGTCGGAGGACGCCACCACCCGCGAGCGCTTCGCGGCGCACACCGACAACCCCGCGTGCGCCAGCTGCCACAAGGTCATCGACCCCATGGGCTTCGGCATGGAGGACTTCGACGGTCTGGGCCAGCACCGCACGGAGGAGAACGGCAAGAGGGTGGACGCCAGCGGCGCCGTGATTGCCAGGGACGGCACCACCAACCTGGGCAACTTCACCGGTGGCGCGCAGCTGGCGCGCTACCTGACGACGAGCGAGGAATTGGCCAACTGCGTACCGCTGCAGTTCGTGCGCTACGCCATGGGGCGTGACGAGCATGCCTCGGACGCGGAGCTGCTCGCCGCCATGCGCACGGGCCCCTACCGCACGGGCGGCCTGAAAATCACCGAAGCGCTGGTCAGCCTGGTGCGTTCGTCTTCCTTCACCCAGCGGCGTCTGCCCACCCGTTGAGCTTTGACTTCCATGCCCCGCGACTTCTCCCGACGCAGCATCCTGAAGCTCCTGTCCGGCACGGCCATGGCGGCGCCCTTCGCGCACCTGCTCACCAGCTCCGTCGCCGAAGCGGCGGACGCCGCGCCCCTGCGCTTCATCGCCCTGTTCACCCCCCACGGCCTGCTGCCGGAGTACTGGCTGCCCAAGGGCAATGACACCGGCTTCAACATCGACTTCGAGAACTCCGTCCTCCAGCCGCTCCAGCGCCACCGGGACAAGCTCCTGGTGCTGGACGGCCTGGACTACCGCGTCCTCTACGAGCACGGCCGCACCGGCCACGAGGGCGGCCCCGTCACCTTCCTCACCGGCAGCCAGGTGGAGGTGTCCAGCGGTGACGAGCTGCCCTCCAACGCGTCCCTGGACCAGGTGATTGGCAACGCGGTGGGCGGCTCCACCCAGTTCCGCTCGCTGCAGCTGCACGCCTTCGAGCAGTTCGGCGCCCAGCACGTCTACAACAGCATCTCCTTCACGGAGAACGGCTCGCGCGTGCCGTTCGAGCTGAACCCCGCCAACGTCTACAAGCGGCTCTTCGCCAGCATGGGCGGCTCCGAGGCGGAGGCGCAGGCCATCCTGTCCAAGCGCAGGAGCCTGCTGGACTACCTCATCAAGGACGCCACCCGGCTGAAGTCGCGG
This DNA window, taken from Corallococcus coralloides DSM 2259, encodes the following:
- a CDS encoding DUF1592 domain-containing protein; the protein is MPLRRFYLSSALVLSASACTGNIGGQDAELESAAAPARVRRLTRDEYNKSASAVLGTEVDIAQGFAAEDTILGFSTHERLQVTSLLADQLDTAAVTLAEQGKSQLSDLYACPKGKTQDECARSFIQRVGERAFRRPVTAEEETDLLALFNEGKKGGTMATGAELVLQALFSSSSFLYRTELGPEGARKGQVVELTAYELASELSFMVTGGPPDATLLASAKAGTLSSPDEREAQARRLLKTEAAQVKLRQFFVEWLGLGGLAKVNKNNLVYPDYSVDFRDSMVRERDAFLDFIVKEHSGSVAELLGANYSFVDETLANFYGELERTNVDDTTGLGRVTLPPERLGILTQAGVMSTYAHFDSSSPIKRGKFVLTRLLCRTVPAPPANVSTIPPALSEDATTRERFAAHTDNPACASCHKVIDPMGFGMEDFDGLGQHRTEENGKRVDASGAVIARDGTTNLGNFTGGAQLARYLTTSEELANCVPLQFVRYAMGRDEHASDAELLAAMRTGPYRTGGLKITEALVSLVRSSSFTQRRLPTR